One genomic region from Stackebrandtia nassauensis DSM 44728 encodes:
- a CDS encoding TetR/AcrR family transcriptional regulator, whose translation MDYSPVVPEKSTGPQSAYVELSQLRTPQPSERADAARNRAAIVEAAARLFAEHGVDAVSMDAIAAAAGVGKGTLFRRFGDKSGLANALLDTRERELQQRILSGEPPLGPGAPPGERLEAFTVAYLDYLLPHVELVRMSETASPGARYRIGAYRFWHRHVAILLTEMREFPDPEVGAHVILAPMAAELVAVTARELGTRRVRDGVIELVRRVLRDETRERS comes from the coding sequence ATGGACTACAGTCCGGTTGTGCCTGAGAAGAGTACCGGACCGCAGTCCGCTTATGTGGAGCTGTCGCAGTTGCGTACGCCACAGCCGTCCGAACGCGCCGACGCCGCCCGCAATCGCGCCGCCATCGTCGAGGCCGCCGCCCGGCTGTTCGCCGAACACGGCGTCGACGCGGTGTCCATGGACGCCATCGCCGCCGCCGCGGGCGTCGGCAAGGGAACGCTGTTCCGCCGCTTCGGCGACAAGAGCGGCCTGGCCAACGCGCTGCTGGACACCCGGGAACGGGAACTGCAACAGCGCATCCTCAGTGGCGAGCCGCCGCTGGGACCGGGAGCGCCACCCGGCGAACGACTCGAAGCGTTCACCGTCGCGTACCTGGACTACCTGCTGCCGCACGTCGAGCTGGTGCGGATGTCCGAGACGGCGTCGCCGGGAGCGCGGTACCGCATCGGCGCGTACCGGTTCTGGCACCGGCACGTGGCGATCCTGCTGACGGAAATGCGGGAGTTTCCCGATCCGGAGGTCGGCGCGCACGTGATACTGGCCCCGATGGCCGCCGAACTGGTCGCCGTCACGGCACGGGAACTGGGGACACGGCGGGTTCGCGACGGCGTCATCGAGCTCGTCCGTCGTGTGCTCCGCGACGAGACGAGGGAGCGATCATGA
- a CDS encoding rhodanese-like domain-containing protein produces the protein MTALITRDELAKDIANLTVVDALGAEYHAKRHLPGAVPLAPGEVEARAAEVLPDRDAAIVTYCSNVACPNSGQVADKLTKLGYTNVRKYREGIEDWADAGLPLE, from the coding sequence ATGACCGCGCTGATCACCCGCGACGAACTGGCCAAGGACATCGCGAACCTGACCGTCGTCGACGCGCTGGGCGCCGAGTACCACGCGAAGCGGCACCTGCCGGGCGCCGTCCCGCTGGCCCCCGGCGAGGTCGAGGCGCGGGCCGCCGAAGTGCTGCCCGACCGCGACGCCGCCATCGTCACCTACTGCTCCAACGTGGCCTGCCCCAACAGCGGACAGGTCGCCGACAAGCTGACGAAACTCGGCTACACCAACGTCCGCAAGTACCGCGAGGGCATTGAGGACTGGGCCGACGCCGGGCTGCCGCTGGAATAG
- a CDS encoding alpha/beta fold hydrolase — MVKEFDVTLADGRTLHGYDTGGEDRMPVVWHHGTPNVGAPPAPLFVESERLGIRWVSYDRPGYGTSTPRPGRDFASAAGDVAAIADALGIDRFAVMGHSSGGPHALACAALLPERVTGVVAASALAPFDAEGLDWFAGMADGAAASLRASAAGRAAKEKYEETAEFDEAMFIPADYEALNGQWSWFNEVVRAAAANGPSPLIDDDLANVGDWGFDPRDVTVSTLVMHGAKDRLIPSSHGVWLVEHLPNARLRLLPGDGHISVMNSATEGLEFLAALGR; from the coding sequence ATGGTTAAAGAATTCGACGTCACACTCGCCGACGGCCGCACCCTGCACGGCTACGACACCGGCGGCGAGGACCGGATGCCGGTCGTGTGGCATCACGGCACCCCCAACGTCGGCGCGCCCCCGGCGCCGCTGTTCGTCGAATCCGAGCGGCTGGGCATCCGCTGGGTCTCCTACGACCGCCCCGGCTACGGTACTTCGACGCCCCGGCCGGGACGCGACTTCGCCTCGGCCGCCGGTGACGTCGCCGCGATCGCCGACGCGCTGGGCATCGACCGGTTCGCGGTCATGGGCCACTCCAGCGGCGGCCCGCACGCGCTGGCCTGCGCCGCGTTGCTGCCCGAGCGGGTCACCGGCGTGGTCGCCGCCTCGGCGCTGGCGCCGTTCGACGCCGAGGGACTGGACTGGTTCGCCGGGATGGCCGACGGCGCGGCGGCCTCGCTGCGGGCGTCGGCGGCCGGACGTGCCGCCAAGGAGAAGTACGAGGAGACCGCCGAGTTCGACGAGGCGATGTTCATCCCCGCCGACTATGAAGCGCTGAATGGACAGTGGTCCTGGTTCAACGAGGTGGTGCGCGCGGCGGCGGCCAACGGTCCGTCCCCTCTGATCGACGATGATCTCGCCAACGTCGGCGACTGGGGCTTCGACCCGCGCGACGTCACCGTGTCCACACTGGTCATGCATGGTGCGAAGGACCGGCTGATTCCGAGCAGCCACGGCGTTTGGCTGGTCGAACACCTGCCCAACGCGCGGCTGCGGCTGCTGCCCGGGGACGGGCACATCTCGGTCATGAACTCAGCGACCGAGGGGCTGGAGTTCCTCGCCGCCCTCGGTCGCTGA
- a CDS encoding GNAT family N-acetyltransferase — protein sequence MTTTVSIRIIDVKLDTPTARELIGELNVELARQYPEEGANHFRLDPDEVAPGKGAFLVAEDTESGRALGCGAIRVLTPDTAELKRMYVRPVARGRGVGSTLLRALEERAVALGVERLVLETGTRQVPALGLYYGAGYAEIERFGEYADSPLSMCLAKPLVPAGVTG from the coding sequence ATGACGACAACCGTTTCGATCCGCATCATCGACGTCAAGCTCGACACACCGACGGCGCGCGAGTTGATCGGTGAGCTCAATGTGGAACTGGCCCGGCAGTACCCGGAGGAGGGCGCCAACCACTTCCGGCTCGACCCCGACGAGGTCGCCCCCGGTAAGGGCGCGTTCCTCGTCGCCGAGGACACCGAGTCCGGCCGGGCGCTGGGCTGCGGGGCGATCCGGGTGCTGACTCCCGACACCGCCGAGCTCAAGCGCATGTACGTGCGGCCGGTCGCGCGCGGCCGCGGCGTCGGTTCGACGCTGCTGCGGGCGCTGGAGGAACGGGCCGTCGCTCTCGGGGTCGAACGGCTGGTGCTGGAGACCGGGACGCGGCAGGTTCCCGCGTTGGGGCTGTACTACGGCGCCGGTTACGCCGAGATCGAGCGGTTCGGCGAGTACGCCGACTCGCCGCTGAGCATGTGCCTGGCGAAGCCGCTGGTACCGGCGGGCGTGACCGGCTGA
- a CDS encoding VOC family protein produces MRIYITSVYVDDQQKALAFYTEKLGFVKKTDVPVGGGASWLTVVSPDDTDGTELLLEPDGHPASKTFKAALVADGIPLTSFAVADIHAEVKRLKDLGVTFTQDPMDMGTVTTAVLDDTCGNLIQIVQLA; encoded by the coding sequence ATGAGGATCTACATCACGAGCGTCTATGTCGACGACCAGCAGAAGGCGCTGGCGTTCTACACCGAGAAACTGGGCTTCGTGAAGAAGACCGACGTTCCGGTGGGCGGCGGTGCCTCCTGGCTGACCGTCGTGTCGCCCGACGACACCGACGGCACCGAGCTGCTGCTGGAACCCGACGGGCACCCCGCGTCGAAGACGTTCAAGGCGGCGCTGGTCGCCGACGGCATCCCGCTGACCTCGTTCGCCGTGGCCGACATCCACGCGGAAGTCAAACGGCTCAAGGATCTCGGCGTGACGTTCACACAGGACCCGATGGACATGGGCACCGTCACCACCGCGGTGCTCGACGACACCTGCGGCAACCTGATCCAGATCGTGCAGCTGGCGTAG
- a CDS encoding adenosine deaminase, whose product MTDLRNFIAGLPKAELHVHHVGSASPRIVAELAARHPSSNVPTDPEALAKYFTFRDFAHFIELYLTVVDLIRDAEDVRLLTFEVARELGRQNVRYAELTITPFSSTKRGIPEVAFMEAIEDARVSAERELGVQLRWIFDIPGELGIPAAEETARLACDLRPEGLVGFGLGGPEIGVERPQFKPYFDRAIAAGLHSVPHAGETTGPQTIWDALTELRAERIGHGTSATQDEKLLRHLADNDIPLEVCPTSNLATRAVESLDEHPIREMVAAGVTVTINSDDPPMFGTDLNNEYAVAVRLLDLDVDGVASLAKNAVDVSFMDDASKSALRAEIDEYTQGFLKP is encoded by the coding sequence TTGACTGACCTGCGGAACTTCATCGCCGGACTGCCGAAGGCCGAACTGCACGTACACCACGTCGGTTCGGCCTCGCCGCGTATCGTCGCCGAGCTGGCCGCCCGGCACCCCAGCTCTAATGTGCCCACCGACCCCGAAGCGCTGGCGAAGTACTTCACCTTCCGCGACTTCGCGCACTTCATCGAGCTGTACCTGACCGTCGTGGACCTGATCCGCGACGCCGAGGACGTCCGGCTGCTGACCTTCGAGGTGGCGCGGGAACTGGGACGGCAGAACGTCCGCTACGCGGAACTGACCATCACGCCGTTCAGCTCCACCAAACGCGGCATCCCCGAGGTGGCGTTCATGGAGGCCATTGAGGACGCTCGTGTTTCGGCCGAACGCGAGCTGGGCGTCCAGCTGCGCTGGATCTTCGACATCCCCGGCGAACTGGGTATCCCCGCCGCCGAGGAGACCGCCCGGCTGGCCTGCGACCTGCGCCCCGAGGGACTGGTGGGCTTCGGTCTGGGCGGTCCCGAGATCGGCGTGGAGCGACCGCAGTTCAAGCCGTACTTCGACCGCGCCATCGCCGCCGGACTCCACAGTGTCCCGCACGCGGGTGAGACCACCGGGCCGCAGACCATCTGGGACGCGCTCACCGAGCTGCGGGCCGAGCGCATCGGCCACGGCACCTCAGCCACTCAGGACGAGAAACTGCTGCGGCACCTGGCGGACAACGACATCCCGCTGGAGGTGTGCCCGACGTCCAATCTGGCCACCCGCGCGGTGGAGTCGCTCGACGAGCACCCGATCCGCGAGATGGTGGCCGCCGGCGTGACGGTGACGATCAACAGCGACGACCCGCCGATGTTCGGCACCGACCTCAACAACGAGTACGCGGTGGCGGTCCGGCTGCTGGACCTGGACGTCGACGGCGTCGCTTCGCTGGCGAAGAACGCCGTCGACGTGTCCTTCATGGATGACGCGTCGAAGTCCGCGTTGCGGGCGGAGATCGACGAGTACACCCAGGGGTTCCTTAAGCCCTGA